The following are encoded in a window of Actinomyces oris genomic DNA:
- the pyrR gene encoding bifunctional pyr operon transcriptional regulator/uracil phosphoribosyltransferase PyrR — MAESLSGALSAPTQGKEILGPPDIARSLFRIAHEILERNHGTQDIVVLGIPSGGAPLAHRLVEALAVAAGEGTQWSEQAGQARADAANAKVPVGTLDITMYRDDLGRHPIRVPRPTEIPQGGIDGKVVILVDDVLYSGRTIRAALDALGAIGRPRAVQLATLVDRGHRELPIRADYVGKNLPTSRSEKVVVSLTELGASTDAVTIVPADVPTERSSERSNQEATR; from the coding sequence ATGGCCGAAAGTTTGTCAGGCGCCTTGAGCGCACCAACCCAGGGCAAGGAGATCCTCGGACCTCCCGATATAGCCCGTTCCCTGTTCCGTATCGCGCACGAGATTCTGGAACGCAACCACGGGACGCAGGACATCGTCGTCCTCGGGATCCCCAGTGGGGGAGCACCACTCGCGCACAGACTCGTGGAGGCGCTTGCTGTCGCCGCGGGAGAAGGGACGCAGTGGTCCGAGCAGGCGGGACAGGCGCGGGCCGATGCCGCCAATGCCAAGGTCCCGGTCGGCACCCTGGACATCACCATGTACCGCGATGACCTGGGACGTCACCCGATCCGAGTTCCCCGTCCCACGGAGATCCCCCAGGGCGGCATCGACGGCAAAGTCGTCATCCTCGTTGACGACGTCCTCTACTCCGGGCGCACCATCCGGGCCGCCCTCGACGCCCTGGGCGCCATCGGCCGCCCCCGGGCCGTGCAACTAGCCACACTCGTGGACCGCGGACACCGCGAGCTGCCCATCCGAGCCGACTACGTGGGTAAGAACCTGCCGACCTCCCGCTCTGAGAAAGTCGTGGTGTCCCTGACCGAGCTCGGCGCCTCCACCGACGCCGTCACCATCGTCCCCGCAGACGTCCCCACTGAGCGTTCGAGTGAGCGCAGCAACCAGGAGGCCACCCGATGA
- a CDS encoding aspartate carbamoyltransferase catalytic subunit, translating to MKHLLSAKDLTHDEAVMVLDTAEAMAATQRHAVKKLPTLRGKTVVNLFFEDSTRTRLSFEAAAKRLSADVINFSAKGSSLSKGESLKDTAQTIMAMGADAVVVRHSACGAAHLLAHAGWINVPVLNAGDGTHQHPTQALLDAMTLRRWYVPGAPATADGSPAPQGRDLEGARLIIVGDVLHSRVARSNVDLMTALGAKVTLVAPPTLLPVGMDDWPCEVSYNLDEAIEEIQPDAVMMLRVQRERMSAAGGGFFPSPGEYSSVYGLTSARRRAMPEHAIVMHPGPMNRGLEITAEAADDPRSRIIEQVGNGVSVRMAALYLLLADEGNQL from the coding sequence ATGAAGCACCTGCTCTCCGCCAAGGACCTGACCCACGACGAGGCGGTCATGGTCCTGGACACCGCCGAGGCGATGGCCGCCACCCAGCGTCATGCGGTCAAGAAGCTTCCGACGCTGCGCGGCAAGACCGTGGTGAACCTCTTCTTCGAGGACTCCACCCGCACCAGGCTCTCCTTCGAGGCCGCCGCCAAGCGCCTGAGCGCCGACGTCATCAACTTCTCGGCCAAGGGCTCCTCACTGTCCAAGGGTGAGTCCCTCAAGGACACCGCCCAGACGATCATGGCCATGGGGGCGGACGCCGTCGTCGTGCGCCACTCCGCCTGCGGCGCCGCACACCTGCTGGCCCACGCCGGCTGGATCAACGTGCCGGTCCTCAACGCCGGTGACGGCACCCACCAGCACCCCACTCAGGCCCTTCTGGACGCCATGACGCTGCGACGCTGGTACGTGCCCGGAGCGCCAGCCACAGCGGACGGCAGCCCCGCCCCGCAGGGGCGCGACCTGGAGGGCGCCCGCCTCATCATCGTGGGAGACGTCCTGCACTCCCGGGTGGCCCGTTCCAACGTGGACCTCATGACGGCGCTCGGCGCCAAGGTCACGCTCGTGGCGCCTCCCACACTGCTGCCCGTCGGTATGGACGACTGGCCCTGCGAGGTCTCCTACAACCTCGATGAGGCGATCGAGGAGATCCAGCCCGACGCCGTCATGATGCTGCGCGTCCAGCGTGAGCGCATGAGTGCCGCAGGAGGGGGCTTCTTCCCGAGCCCTGGCGAGTACTCCAGCGTCTACGGCCTCACTTCCGCCCGTCGCCGGGCCATGCCGGAGCACGCGATCGTCATGCACCCCGGCCCCATGAACCGCGGCCTCGAGATCACCGCCGAGGCCGCCGACGACCCCCGCTCGCGCATTATCGAGCAGGTCGGCAACGGAGTCTCCGTCCGTATGGCCGCCCTCTACCTCCTCCTCGCTGACGAAGGGAACCAGCTGTGA
- a CDS encoding dihydroorotase, which yields MTSHLLTGVRPYGEDPTDILITDGTITAIGPDAAAKAPADVQRHDLDGLIALPGLVDIHTHLREPGGESAETIYSGTRAAAVGGYTAVFAMANTTPVQDNAGVVEQVLRLGREAGWVDVHPVGAVSAGLAGEHLSDMGAMATSAARVRVFSDDGKCVSDPVLMRRALEYVKSFDGVIAQHAQDPRLTEGSQMHEGVVSAELGLRGWPAVAEESIIARDVLLAEHVGSRLHVCHLSTAGSVGIIRWAKSRGINVTAEVTPHHLLLTDEMARTYSPLYKVNPPLRTAEDVEAVREALADGTIDVVGTDHAPHPVEDKDCEWQAGAFGMTGLETALSVLIETMVAPGRMTWRDIARAMSSTPARIGRLSDQGCELEVGAPANITVVDPEVRRTVDASAQWTSSTNTPYAGMELPGQVMATFLHGCPTVLDGAPVEAPAGSAHA from the coding sequence GTGACCTCCCACCTCCTGACCGGTGTCCGCCCCTACGGCGAGGACCCCACTGACATTCTCATTACCGACGGCACCATCACCGCCATCGGCCCTGACGCAGCGGCGAAGGCCCCGGCCGATGTCCAGCGCCATGACCTGGACGGGCTCATCGCATTGCCCGGGCTCGTCGATATCCACACTCACCTGCGCGAGCCCGGAGGGGAGTCCGCCGAGACCATCTACTCCGGTACCCGCGCCGCAGCCGTCGGCGGCTACACCGCCGTCTTCGCGATGGCCAACACCACGCCCGTCCAGGACAATGCCGGTGTCGTGGAGCAGGTGCTGCGGCTGGGCCGTGAAGCCGGCTGGGTGGACGTCCATCCGGTGGGCGCAGTCTCAGCGGGACTGGCTGGCGAGCACCTGTCCGACATGGGTGCCATGGCCACCTCCGCCGCCCGAGTGCGGGTCTTCTCCGATGACGGCAAGTGCGTCTCCGACCCCGTCCTCATGCGCAGGGCCCTGGAGTACGTCAAGTCCTTCGACGGCGTCATCGCCCAGCACGCACAGGATCCCCGCCTCACCGAGGGATCCCAGATGCACGAGGGCGTCGTCTCCGCCGAGCTGGGACTGCGCGGCTGGCCGGCAGTGGCGGAGGAGTCGATCATCGCCCGCGACGTCCTGCTGGCAGAGCACGTCGGCTCGCGTCTGCACGTGTGCCACCTGTCCACTGCGGGCAGCGTCGGCATCATCCGCTGGGCCAAGTCCCGCGGCATCAATGTCACCGCTGAGGTCACGCCGCACCACCTCCTGCTGACTGACGAGATGGCCCGCACCTACTCCCCGCTGTACAAGGTCAACCCCCCGCTGCGCACGGCCGAGGACGTCGAGGCGGTTCGCGAGGCCCTGGCCGATGGCACCATCGACGTCGTCGGCACCGACCACGCCCCGCACCCGGTGGAGGACAAGGACTGCGAGTGGCAGGCCGGAGCCTTCGGCATGACCGGCCTGGAGACCGCACTGAGCGTCCTGATCGAGACGATGGTCGCCCCCGGCCGCATGACCTGGCGCGACATCGCCCGGGCCATGTCCTCGACCCCCGCCCGCATCGGCCGCCTGAGCGACCAGGGCTGCGAGCTCGAGGTCGGTGCCCCGGCCAACATCACTGTGGTCGACCCCGAGGTGCGCCGCACCGTCGACGCCTCCGCCCAGTGGACCAGCTCCACCAACACCCCCTACGCCGGGATGGAGCTGCCGGGACAGGTCATGGCCACCTTCCTCCACGGCTGCCCCACCGTGCTCGACGGCGCTCCCGTTGAGGCTCCCGCCGGCTCAGCTCATGCCTGA